A section of the Streptomyces sp. CG1 genome encodes:
- a CDS encoding CBS domain-containing protein codes for MTRYVREIMTQDPVTVPERTPLTEVARLMRQNGIGDVIVTEGDHVCGLVTDRDLVVRALADERDPTLTVVGQVCSRDMVTCSSQDPVDEAIRLMREHTLRRLPVVDDDHLIGALSLGDLAVERDPHSALADISAARPNR; via the coding sequence ATGACTCGGTACGTCCGGGAGATCATGACGCAGGATCCGGTGACGGTGCCCGAGAGGACGCCCCTCACCGAGGTGGCGCGGCTCATGCGGCAGAACGGCATCGGCGATGTCATCGTCACGGAGGGCGACCACGTCTGCGGTCTGGTGACGGACCGCGATCTGGTGGTCCGGGCCCTCGCCGACGAGCGTGACCCCACGCTGACGGTGGTGGGCCAGGTGTGCAGCAGGGACATGGTCACCTGTTCGTCCCAGGACCCGGTCGACGAGGCGATCCGCCTGATGCGGGAACACACCCTGCGGCGGCTGCCCGTCGTCGACGACGACCATCTGATCGGGGCGCTCAGCCTGGGCGACCTGGCCGTCGAACGGGATCCGCACTCGGCACTCGCCGACATCAGCGCCGCGCGGCCGAACCGGTAG
- a CDS encoding amidase, whose protein sequence is MPTDRTAGLVETRRALAAGEVTSRALVEQALARIAATQGTLNAFRVVRAEAALAEADAADRELASGVRRPLLGVPVAVKDDMDVAGEPTAFGCPGTFPPVTEDGEAIRRLRAAGAVIVGKTNTCELGQWPFTEGPAFGDTRNPWHTGHTPGGSSGGSAAAVAAGLVPAALGSDGAGSVRIPASWTGLIGIKPQRGRISTWPRGESFQGITVNGTLARTVADAALLLDAASGNHVRDPHRPTALTVADAVGRDPGRLRIALSLKPPFTAVPARLHPEIRTRVVQLADRLAALGHEVEEADPPYGQIGLTFVPRATAGIAERVRDAPDPALLDPRTRDAARLGRLLGGAPLRAARRAEAVLHRRIGGFFGRYDVILAPTTAAPPPRIGALYRLRGLATDRAMIAACPYAWPWNVLGWPGVNVPAGFVRDGLPVGAQLLGPADSEPLLVSIAAQLEAELRWHERWPPEPASATRAA, encoded by the coding sequence ATGCCGACCGACCGAACCGCCGGTCTCGTGGAGACCCGGCGTGCGCTCGCCGCCGGGGAGGTGACCTCCCGTGCGCTGGTGGAGCAGGCGCTGGCCCGGATCGCGGCCACCCAGGGGACGTTGAACGCCTTCCGGGTCGTGCGGGCCGAGGCGGCGCTCGCCGAAGCGGACGCCGCCGACCGGGAGCTGGCATCCGGGGTGCGGCGCCCGCTGCTCGGGGTGCCGGTGGCGGTGAAGGACGACATGGACGTGGCCGGGGAGCCGACCGCGTTCGGCTGCCCTGGCACGTTCCCGCCGGTCACCGAGGACGGTGAGGCGATACGGCGGCTGCGCGCGGCCGGGGCCGTGATCGTCGGCAAGACGAACACCTGCGAGCTGGGGCAGTGGCCGTTCACCGAGGGCCCTGCGTTCGGGGACACCCGCAATCCCTGGCACACCGGGCACACGCCCGGGGGTTCGTCCGGGGGCTCGGCCGCCGCCGTCGCCGCCGGGCTCGTCCCCGCCGCGCTCGGCTCCGACGGCGCCGGCTCGGTACGCATCCCGGCGTCGTGGACCGGTCTGATCGGCATCAAGCCGCAGCGCGGCCGTATCTCGACCTGGCCGCGCGGCGAGTCCTTCCAGGGCATCACGGTCAACGGCACCCTCGCCCGGACGGTCGCCGACGCGGCCCTGCTGCTGGACGCGGCGAGCGGCAACCACGTCCGGGACCCGCACCGGCCGACCGCGCTGACAGTGGCGGACGCGGTCGGCCGCGACCCGGGCCGGCTGCGTATCGCCCTCTCCCTGAAGCCGCCGTTCACCGCCGTACCGGCCCGGCTGCACCCGGAGATCCGGACTCGGGTCGTCCAACTCGCCGACAGACTGGCCGCGTTGGGGCACGAGGTGGAGGAGGCCGATCCGCCGTACGGGCAGATCGGGCTGACGTTCGTACCACGCGCCACCGCCGGGATCGCCGAGCGGGTCCGCGACGCCCCCGATCCGGCGCTGCTCGATCCGCGCACCCGGGACGCGGCCCGGCTCGGCCGGCTGCTCGGCGGGGCCCCGCTGCGGGCGGCACGGCGCGCGGAGGCGGTGCTGCACCGGCGGATCGGCGGGTTCTTCGGGCGTTACGACGTGATCCTCGCGCCCACGACCGCGGCTCCCCCGCCCCGGATCGGCGCCCTGTACCGGCTGCGCGGGCTGGCCACGGACCGCGCGATGATCGCCGCCTGCCCGTACGCCTGGCCGTGGAACGTGCTGGGCTGGCCGGGAGTGAACGTGCCCGCCGGGTTCGTCCGTGACGGTCTGCCGGTGGGTGCGCAGTTGCTCGGGCCCGCCGACAGCGAACCGCTGCTGGTGTCCATAGCCGCCCAGTTGGAGGCGGAGCTGCGCTGGCACGAACGGTGGCCGCCGGAGCCCGCCTCGGCGACGCGGGCCGCCTGA
- the egtA gene encoding ergothioneine biosynthesis glutamate--cysteine ligase EgtA, whose protein sequence is MSDSQSDGGDCTDHRTAVTEAEVEALVRGICFKTGPPRALGVELEWLVHELRTPQLPVTPERLETVYAALRAVPLRSPLSVEPGGQLELSSPPSASLMECIGTVSADLDTVRAVLAAEGLALVGIGHDPWHRPRRFLHEPRYDAMETCLDRAGPAGRHMMCNSASVQVCVDAGHEEPGPLGHARRWWLAHQLGAVLVAAFANSPLLGHEPTGWQSTRQLMWTEIGAGRAGAPPLDGEPRAAWARHVLDSPVMCVRRDSGPWDVPEGLTFREWTRSRSPRPPTRADLEYHLTTLFPPVRPRGHLELRMIDAQPGDDGWIVPLAVTAALFDDPQAAETAYRSVKPLAERALNLPAPHNPLWTDAARSGLADPELREVADVCFAAALEALPRIGATDEVTEAVAGYRDRYVARGRCPADDLLDQLDGSEPSPSRPGRTGRTGGTPTAHGRKDIRT, encoded by the coding sequence ATGTCCGATTCACAGAGTGACGGTGGCGACTGTACGGACCACCGCACCGCCGTCACCGAGGCCGAGGTGGAGGCCCTGGTGCGGGGCATCTGCTTCAAGACCGGGCCGCCCCGCGCGCTCGGTGTCGAACTGGAGTGGCTCGTCCATGAGCTGCGGACGCCGCAGCTCCCCGTGACACCCGAACGACTCGAAACGGTCTACGCGGCACTGCGGGCCGTGCCCCTGCGGTCGCCGCTCAGCGTCGAACCCGGCGGCCAGCTGGAGTTGAGCTCGCCGCCCTCCGCCTCCCTGATGGAGTGCATAGGCACGGTCTCCGCCGATCTGGACACCGTCCGCGCCGTCCTCGCCGCAGAGGGCCTCGCCCTGGTCGGCATCGGCCACGACCCCTGGCACAGACCCCGCAGGTTCCTGCACGAGCCGCGCTATGACGCGATGGAGACGTGCCTGGACCGCGCCGGTCCGGCGGGCCGCCACATGATGTGCAACTCCGCCTCCGTGCAGGTGTGCGTGGACGCCGGCCACGAGGAACCCGGTCCGCTGGGGCACGCGCGCCGCTGGTGGCTGGCCCATCAGCTGGGGGCGGTCCTGGTGGCCGCGTTCGCCAACTCCCCGCTGCTCGGCCACGAGCCCACGGGCTGGCAGTCCACCCGGCAGCTGATGTGGACGGAGATCGGCGCCGGCCGCGCGGGCGCTCCCCCGCTGGACGGCGAACCACGCGCCGCCTGGGCCCGGCATGTGCTGGACTCGCCGGTGATGTGTGTACGACGGGACAGCGGGCCGTGGGACGTGCCGGAGGGGCTCACCTTCCGCGAGTGGACCCGTTCCCGCTCACCCCGGCCGCCCACCCGGGCGGACCTGGAGTACCACCTCACCACCCTGTTCCCGCCGGTCCGGCCGCGCGGCCATCTGGAGCTGCGCATGATCGACGCGCAGCCCGGCGACGACGGCTGGATCGTGCCGCTGGCGGTGACGGCGGCGCTGTTCGACGATCCGCAGGCCGCCGAGACGGCCTACCGGAGCGTGAAACCGCTCGCGGAGCGGGCCCTGAACCTGCCCGCCCCGCACAACCCGCTGTGGACCGACGCGGCCCGATCCGGGCTCGCCGACCCGGAGCTGCGCGAGGTCGCCGACGTCTGCTTCGCGGCGGCGCTGGAGGCCCTGCCCCGGATCGGCGCCACCGACGAGGTGACCGAGGCGGTGGCCGGGTACCGGGACCGCTATGTCGCCCGGGGCCGCTGCCCGGCCGACGACCTGCTGGACCAGCTGGACGGCAGCGAACCGTCGCCGTCCCGGCCCGGCCGCACCGGCCGAACCGGGGGCACCCCCACCGCCCATGGGAGGAAGGACATCCGTACATGA
- a CDS encoding type II toxin-antitoxin system PemK/MazF family toxin, with protein MSTYTDENVPGRYGPHATTEADPREVGRVRTEYSPAHDGDPDPGEIVWTWVPFEENDGRGKDRPVLVVAREAAGTLLAVQLTSKRHDAGWAGGGRGARDYVAIGSGPWDRSDRDSWVDVDRVLRLHEEGMRREACALDRMRFNLVRQRLHERYGWT; from the coding sequence GTGAGCACGTATACCGATGAGAACGTCCCCGGCCGGTACGGCCCCCACGCGACCACCGAGGCCGACCCGCGCGAGGTCGGCCGGGTGCGCACCGAGTACTCCCCGGCCCATGACGGCGACCCCGACCCCGGCGAGATCGTGTGGACCTGGGTGCCGTTCGAGGAGAACGACGGCCGGGGCAAGGACCGCCCGGTGCTGGTCGTCGCCCGGGAGGCGGCGGGCACCCTCCTCGCCGTACAACTGACCAGCAAGCGTCACGACGCCGGGTGGGCGGGCGGGGGAAGGGGTGCCCGGGACTACGTGGCGATCGGCAGCGGGCCGTGGGACCGGTCGGACCGGGACTCGTGGGTCGACGTGGACCGGGTGCTGCGGCTGCACGAGGAGGGCATGCGCCGCGAGGCGTGTGCGCTGGACCGGATGCGGTTCAACCTGGTGCGGCAGCGGCTGCACGAGCGCTACGGCTGGACCTGA
- the egtD gene encoding L-histidine N(alpha)-methyltransferase produces the protein MSPLLVTRTLPEDATDAALRADVLHGLTVRPKWLPPKWFYDARGSELFEQITELPEYYPTRAEREILATRSGEIAKASGARTLIELGSGSSEKTRYLLDALAPSAYVPVDVSESALIQAGQALVEDHPELEVHALIADFTAPLTLPATPGPRLLAFLGGTIGNLFPEERAKFLSSVRSLLAPGDGLLLGTDLVKDERVLVRAYDDAAGVTAAFNKNVLAVVDRELGADFDPDAFDHVALWDAEREWIEMRLRSRVAQTVKVPALDLAVDFAAGEELRTEVSAKFRKEGVTDELAATGLELTHWWTDAQGRFALSLSVVR, from the coding sequence GTGAGCCCCCTTCTTGTCACCCGCACCCTCCCCGAGGACGCGACGGACGCCGCGCTGCGCGCCGACGTCCTGCACGGCCTCACCGTCCGTCCCAAGTGGCTGCCGCCCAAGTGGTTCTACGACGCGCGCGGCAGCGAGCTGTTCGAGCAGATCACCGAACTGCCCGAGTACTACCCCACCCGCGCCGAGCGGGAGATCCTGGCCACCCGGTCCGGCGAGATCGCCAAGGCGAGCGGCGCCCGTACGCTGATCGAACTCGGCTCGGGCTCCTCGGAGAAGACCCGCTATCTCCTCGACGCGCTCGCGCCCTCGGCGTACGTCCCGGTCGACGTCAGCGAGAGCGCCCTCATCCAGGCCGGGCAGGCTCTCGTCGAGGACCACCCGGAACTCGAAGTGCACGCGCTGATCGCCGACTTCACCGCCCCGCTCACCCTGCCCGCCACACCCGGACCCCGGCTGCTGGCGTTCCTCGGCGGCACGATCGGCAACCTGTTCCCCGAGGAGCGCGCGAAGTTCCTGTCCTCCGTGCGCTCGCTGCTGGCGCCGGGCGACGGGCTGCTGCTCGGCACCGACCTGGTCAAGGACGAGCGAGTGCTGGTCCGGGCGTACGACGACGCGGCCGGGGTGACGGCCGCGTTCAACAAGAACGTGCTGGCCGTCGTCGACCGCGAACTCGGCGCCGACTTCGACCCGGACGCCTTCGACCATGTGGCGCTGTGGGACGCCGAGCGGGAATGGATCGAGATGCGGCTGCGCTCGCGTGTCGCACAGACCGTGAAGGTGCCCGCGCTGGACCTCGCCGTGGACTTCGCGGCGGGCGAGGAACTGCGCACCGAGGTGTCGGCCAAGTTCCGCAAGGAGGGAGTGACCGATGAACTGGCGGCCACCGGGCTGGAGTTGACCCACTGGTGGACGGACGCGCAGGGCCGCTTCGCGCTGTCGCTGAGCGTGGTGCGCTGA
- the egtB gene encoding ergothioneine biosynthesis protein EgtB, which translates to MTAPETDTATTETTAPKEAAAEALRERALASLTTARARTTLLTSCVEDPDLTAQHSPLMSPLVWDLAHIGNQEELWLLRAVGGRDAMRPEIDGLYDAFEHPRAARPSLPLLPPAEARHYAAEVRGRVMDLLAGADFHGTRLTEAGFAFGMIAQHEQQHDETMLITHQLRKGPQALTAPDPEPAPLFTGPAEVLVPGGPFTMGTSAEPWALDNERPAHVREVAPFWIDTTPVTNAAYQAFIEDGGYDTERWWTPEGWTHIKRHSITAPQFWRRDGDHWLRRHFGVTEAVPPDEPVLHVCWYEADAYARWAGRRLPTETEWEKAARHDPATGRSTRYPWGDADPAPEHANLGQRHLRPAPAGSYPAGESPLGVRQLIGDVWEWTASDFLPYPGFRAFPYKEYSEVFFGSEHKVLRGGSFAVDPVACRGTFRNWDYPIRRQIFSGFRTARSEAV; encoded by the coding sequence ATGACCGCCCCCGAGACCGACACCGCGACCACCGAGACGACGGCGCCGAAGGAGGCGGCCGCCGAGGCGCTGCGCGAGCGCGCGCTCGCCTCGCTGACCACCGCCCGTGCCCGCACCACACTGCTGACCAGCTGCGTCGAGGACCCGGACCTCACCGCCCAGCACTCGCCGCTGATGTCTCCGCTGGTGTGGGACCTCGCGCACATCGGCAACCAGGAGGAGCTGTGGCTGCTCCGGGCGGTCGGCGGCCGGGACGCCATGCGGCCCGAGATCGACGGCCTGTACGACGCCTTCGAGCATCCGCGGGCCGCGCGGCCCTCGCTGCCGCTGCTGCCGCCCGCCGAGGCCCGCCACTACGCGGCCGAGGTGCGCGGCCGGGTCATGGACCTGCTTGCGGGCGCGGACTTCCACGGCACCCGGCTGACCGAGGCCGGGTTCGCCTTCGGGATGATCGCCCAGCACGAACAGCAGCACGACGAGACCATGCTGATCACCCATCAGCTGAGAAAGGGTCCACAGGCCCTGACCGCCCCGGACCCGGAGCCGGCCCCGCTGTTCACCGGTCCGGCGGAAGTCCTGGTCCCCGGCGGCCCGTTCACGATGGGCACCTCGGCCGAGCCGTGGGCGCTGGACAACGAACGCCCGGCGCACGTCCGTGAGGTGGCGCCGTTCTGGATCGACACCACTCCGGTGACGAACGCGGCGTACCAGGCGTTCATCGAGGACGGCGGCTATGACACCGAGCGCTGGTGGACTCCGGAGGGCTGGACGCACATCAAGCGGCACTCGATCACGGCGCCGCAGTTCTGGCGCCGCGACGGCGACCACTGGCTGCGGCGCCACTTCGGAGTGACCGAGGCGGTCCCGCCGGACGAGCCTGTGCTGCACGTGTGCTGGTACGAGGCCGATGCCTACGCCCGCTGGGCCGGGCGCCGGCTGCCCACCGAGACGGAGTGGGAGAAGGCCGCCCGGCACGACCCGGCCACCGGCCGTTCGACGCGTTACCCATGGGGCGACGCGGACCCGGCGCCGGAACACGCCAACCTGGGGCAGCGGCACCTCAGGCCCGCCCCCGCAGGCAGCTATCCGGCCGGTGAATCCCCTCTCGGTGTACGGCAGTTGATCGGGGACGTGTGGGAGTGGACGGCGAGCGACTTCCTGCCGTATCCGGGGTTCCGGGCCTTCCCGTACAAGGAGTACTCGGAGGTGTTCTTCGGCTCCGAGCACAAGGTGCTGCGCGGCGGTTCGTTCGCCGTGGACCCGGTGGCCTGCCGGGGCACGTTCCGCAACTGGGACTATCCGATCCGGCGGCAGATCTTCTCCGGGTTCCGCACCGCACGCTCGGAGGCCGTCTGA
- a CDS encoding dodecin: MSNHTYRVTEIVGTSHEGIDQAIRNGIARADQTLRNLDWFEVTQVRGQIEDGRIEHYQVGLKVGFRIEDGD, from the coding sequence ATGTCAAATCACACCTACCGGGTCACCGAGATCGTCGGCACCTCGCACGAGGGCATCGACCAGGCCATCCGCAACGGCATCGCCCGCGCCGACCAGACCCTGCGCAATCTGGACTGGTTCGAAGTCACCCAGGTCCGCGGACAGATCGAGGACGGACGGATCGAGCACTACCAGGTGGGACTGAAGGTGGGCTTCCGCATCGAGGACGGGGACTGA
- a CDS encoding SPFH domain-containing protein gives MPMVIGVVAGAVVVAVLVLTGLFKLMWRVAEPNEALVISGSKHRTEGLEEGMGFRIVTGRGTLVLPGVQAVRKLSLDLNETELHVDCVTHQGIPLRVRGVVIFKVGDDFVSIANAARRFLDQQKLMAERVHNVFAGHLRSIVGGLTVEDMIRDREKLTGQTRAACGTEMEKLGLIVDSLQIHEIEDPTGYIKNLAAPHAAAVQRDARIAQAEANRLATEAEQRSFARMAEATRDSEILQAGYQAERDKAAAKAQQAGPLAAAAARQEVVVQETRVAELEAHRREQQLQADVRKPADATAYEKRTLAEAERDARISGAEAKARETELAAAAEATRVKTAAAAEAEATKTRGAASAAATRATGEAEAAAAQARGLAEAEATRAQGLAEAEAIKARAAALAENQEAVVAQQLAEKWPEIVQAGASAFGNVDNMVLLNGADGMGELFAKALTMGGTGLGLARKLLASTGDNVQAVNGTSPSPNGVVAPGPQKVPVEQEDGED, from the coding sequence ATGCCGATGGTCATCGGCGTCGTTGCGGGGGCGGTCGTCGTTGCCGTTCTCGTGTTGACCGGTCTGTTCAAGCTGATGTGGCGGGTCGCCGAGCCCAACGAGGCGCTCGTCATCTCCGGGTCCAAGCACCGCACCGAGGGCCTGGAGGAGGGCATGGGATTCCGCATCGTCACCGGGCGCGGCACCCTGGTGCTGCCCGGTGTGCAGGCGGTGCGCAAACTCTCGCTCGACCTGAACGAGACCGAGCTGCATGTGGACTGCGTGACGCACCAGGGCATTCCGCTCAGGGTGCGGGGCGTGGTCATCTTCAAGGTGGGCGACGACTTCGTGTCCATCGCGAACGCGGCCCGCCGTTTCCTGGACCAGCAGAAGCTGATGGCGGAGCGGGTGCACAACGTGTTCGCCGGTCATCTGCGGTCGATCGTGGGCGGGTTGACGGTCGAGGACATGATCCGCGACCGGGAGAAGCTGACCGGGCAGACCCGGGCGGCCTGCGGTACGGAGATGGAGAAGCTCGGCCTGATCGTGGACTCGCTGCAGATCCACGAGATCGAGGACCCGACCGGTTACATCAAGAACCTGGCCGCACCGCACGCGGCGGCCGTGCAGCGGGACGCCCGGATCGCGCAGGCCGAGGCGAACCGGCTGGCCACCGAGGCCGAGCAGCGGTCGTTCGCGCGGATGGCGGAGGCGACCCGGGACAGCGAGATCCTGCAGGCCGGCTACCAGGCCGAGCGGGACAAGGCGGCGGCGAAGGCCCAGCAGGCCGGTCCGCTCGCCGCGGCCGCCGCCCGGCAGGAGGTCGTCGTACAGGAGACGCGGGTCGCCGAACTGGAGGCGCACCGGCGCGAACAGCAGCTCCAGGCCGATGTGCGCAAGCCGGCCGACGCCACGGCCTACGAGAAGCGGACGCTGGCCGAGGCCGAGCGCGACGCGCGGATCTCGGGGGCCGAGGCCAAGGCGAGGGAGACGGAGCTGGCGGCCGCGGCGGAGGCGACGCGGGTGAAGACGGCAGCGGCCGCCGAGGCCGAGGCGACCAAGACCCGCGGTGCGGCGAGCGCCGCCGCCACCCGGGCCACCGGTGAGGCCGAGGCCGCCGCCGCACAGGCGAGGGGTCTCGCGGAGGCGGAGGCGACCCGGGCCCAGGGTCTTGCGGAGGCGGAGGCCATCAAGGCCCGGGCGGCCGCGCTCGCCGAGAACCAGGAAGCGGTGGTCGCCCAGCAACTCGCCGAGAAGTGGCCCGAGATCGTGCAGGCGGGGGCGTCCGCGTTCGGCAACGTGGACAACATGGTGCTGCTCAACGGCGCCGACGGCATGGGCGAGTTGTTCGCCAAGGCGCTCACCATGGGAGGCACAGGCCTCGGCCTGGCCCGGAAGCTGCTCGCCTCGACGGGCGACAACGTGCAGGCGGTGAACGGTACTTCGCCCTCGCCGAACGGAGTGGTGGCACCAGGACCGCAGAAGGTGCCGGTGGAGCAGGAGGACGGAGAGGACTGA
- a CDS encoding endonuclease, translated as MTTKTDRKSGGSTADATDKAVVRALLDRQPRTYPAQAGIRLRNTPAPLYQTLVLAILLSARIRADIAVAAARALFDAGMRDPRAMAEASWQKRVDALGEGGYRRYDERTSTLLGKGAELLLDRYDGDLRRLREEPDPKKALSDIPGIGPTGVDIFLRDVQGIWPEFAPYIDRKALDGARRLGLPASPEKLGSLVPGREMTRLADGLVHAALDKPMADEVLAAAGAA; from the coding sequence ATGACCACGAAGACCGACAGGAAATCCGGCGGCAGTACGGCCGACGCGACGGACAAGGCTGTCGTCCGCGCCCTGCTCGACCGGCAGCCGCGCACCTATCCGGCGCAGGCCGGCATCCGGCTGCGCAACACCCCCGCGCCGCTGTACCAGACGCTCGTGCTCGCGATACTGCTCAGCGCCCGTATCAGGGCCGACATCGCGGTGGCGGCGGCCAGGGCACTGTTCGACGCCGGAATGCGCGACCCGCGTGCGATGGCCGAGGCCTCCTGGCAGAAACGTGTCGACGCACTCGGCGAGGGCGGCTACCGCCGCTACGACGAGCGCACCTCCACCCTGCTCGGCAAAGGGGCCGAGCTGCTGCTCGATCGCTACGACGGCGATCTGCGCCGGCTGCGCGAGGAACCCGATCCGAAGAAGGCCCTGTCGGACATACCCGGGATCGGGCCCACAGGGGTCGACATCTTCCTGCGCGACGTCCAAGGAATATGGCCGGAGTTCGCGCCGTACATCGACCGCAAGGCCCTCGACGGCGCCCGGCGTCTCGGGCTTCCCGCCTCGCCCGAGAAACTCGGCAGCCTCGTCCCCGGCCGTGAGATGACCCGCCTGGCCGACGGTCTGGTCCACGCGGCCCTCGACAAGCCGATGGCCGACGAGGTGCTCGCCGCCGCCGGGGCGGCGTGA
- a CDS encoding archease: MVGDTGDELLARRQGTAGHRAVPHTADVGIEAWGPSRERCLAEAVLGLVECFADLSGVRPTAVERLELAEGSDEELLASLLDEVVYRLEVRGEVPVDVEAEAVGDGLGIRLAVAGLNTVEVTGAPPKGVSWHRLHIGPDPYGWSCGVTVDV; encoded by the coding sequence ATGGTCGGCGACACGGGTGACGAACTGCTGGCGCGGCGGCAGGGCACCGCAGGCCATCGGGCGGTGCCCCACACGGCCGACGTGGGGATCGAGGCATGGGGGCCGAGCCGCGAGCGGTGCCTCGCGGAGGCGGTGCTGGGGCTGGTGGAGTGCTTCGCCGACCTCTCCGGGGTTCGGCCCACCGCCGTGGAGCGCCTGGAACTGGCCGAAGGCAGCGACGAGGAGCTGTTGGCGTCCCTCCTGGACGAGGTGGTCTACCGCCTGGAAGTGCGCGGTGAGGTGCCCGTCGACGTAGAGGCGGAGGCGGTCGGCGACGGTCTCGGCATACGGCTGGCGGTCGCCGGCCTCAACACGGTGGAGGTCACCGGCGCCCCGCCCAAGGGCGTGTCATGGCATCGGCTGCACATCGGGCCCGACCCGTACGGCTGGTCCTGCGGGGTGACCGTCGACGTATGA
- a CDS encoding TIGR02452 family protein — protein MSARLRGIAAETEQIVAAGRYRSPDGQEVSLAARIEAARAGTRMFGPEPVPVPTDADVEPFFEVTGESSLEAARRLAAAPVAVLNFASARNPGGGYLNGAQAQEEALCRATALHTCLLTARSFYDHHRAHRDALYTDRVIHSPAVPVFRDDRGRLLAEPYCAGFLTAAAPNAGVVRRTEPDRAAELPGALAARAERVLETAAAHGYRRLVLGAWGCGVFQNDPAQVAGAFRALLGPDGRFARTFEHVVFGVLDRTPGTVVREAFTRAFP, from the coding sequence GTGAGCGCGCGCCTGCGCGGGATCGCCGCGGAGACGGAACAGATCGTGGCGGCGGGCCGCTATCGCTCGCCGGACGGCCAGGAGGTGTCTCTCGCGGCCCGGATCGAGGCCGCCCGGGCCGGTACGCGGATGTTCGGCCCCGAGCCGGTGCCGGTGCCCACGGACGCGGACGTGGAGCCGTTCTTCGAGGTCACCGGCGAGAGCAGCCTGGAGGCCGCCCGCCGGCTGGCCGCCGCTCCGGTCGCCGTCCTGAACTTCGCCTCCGCACGGAATCCGGGCGGAGGCTATCTCAACGGCGCGCAGGCCCAGGAGGAGGCCCTGTGCCGCGCCACCGCGCTGCACACCTGCCTGCTGACGGCCCGCTCCTTCTACGACCACCACCGCGCCCACCGCGACGCGCTCTACACGGACCGGGTGATCCACTCACCGGCCGTCCCGGTCTTCCGCGACGACCGGGGCCGGCTGCTGGCCGAGCCCTACTGCGCGGGCTTCCTGACCGCGGCCGCCCCCAACGCGGGCGTCGTACGGCGTACGGAACCGGACCGCGCGGCCGAGCTGCCGGGCGCCCTCGCGGCACGGGCCGAGCGGGTGCTCGAGACGGCCGCTGCCCACGGCTACCGCCGACTGGTGCTCGGCGCCTGGGGCTGCGGAGTGTTCCAGAACGACCCGGCGCAGGTCGCGGGCGCGTTCCGGGCGCTGCTCGGCCCCGACGGCCGGTTCGCCCGCACCTTCGAGCACGTGGTGTTCGGGGTGCTGGACCGGACGCCGGGAACGGTCGTGCGGGAGGCGTTCACCCGGGCCTTCCCTTGA
- the egtC gene encoding ergothioneine biosynthesis protein EgtC codes for MCRHLAYLGPEEPLGRLLAEPPHSLVRQSWEPQRQRSGTVNADGFGVGWYAPDDPVPARYRRAGPIWADLSFADLARVVRSGAVLAAVRDATAATADGEAAAAPFTSGRWLFSHNGAVAGWPDSAAPLVSQLPPVELLSLEARTDSAFVWALVLHRLRSGDELDQALGETVRRLAGAAPASRLNLLLTDGATIAATAWGDSLWYRTEPGRSTVVASEPYDDDPLWQEVPDRTLLTASRADVLLAPLEEPASAPSKEPCT; via the coding sequence ATGTGCCGTCATCTCGCTTATCTGGGACCCGAGGAGCCGCTCGGCCGGCTCCTCGCCGAGCCCCCGCACAGTCTGGTGCGCCAGTCGTGGGAGCCGCAGCGGCAGCGCTCGGGGACGGTCAACGCCGATGGTTTCGGCGTCGGTTGGTATGCCCCCGACGATCCGGTCCCCGCGCGCTACCGGCGGGCCGGGCCGATCTGGGCGGACCTGTCCTTCGCCGACCTGGCGCGGGTGGTGCGCTCCGGCGCCGTGCTCGCCGCCGTACGGGACGCGACGGCCGCGACCGCGGACGGCGAGGCCGCCGCGGCGCCCTTCACGTCCGGGCGGTGGCTGTTCAGCCACAACGGCGCCGTCGCGGGCTGGCCCGACTCGGCGGCCCCGCTGGTGTCCCAGCTGCCCCCGGTCGAGCTGCTGTCACTGGAGGCCCGTACCGACTCGGCGTTCGTCTGGGCGCTGGTCCTGCACCGGCTGCGCTCCGGTGACGAGCTGGACCAGGCCCTCGGCGAAACAGTTCGCCGGCTGGCCGGGGCGGCCCCGGCCTCCCGGCTCAACCTGCTGCTGACCGACGGCGCGACGATCGCCGCCACCGCCTGGGGCGACAGCCTCTGGTACCGCACGGAGCCCGGCCGGAGCACGGTCGTGGCCTCCGAGCCGTACGACGACGATCCACTCTGGCAGGAGGTCCCCGACCGCACTCTGCTCACCGCGAGCCGCGCCGACGTGCTGCTCGCCCCCCTGGAGGAACCGGCGTCCGCACCATCCAAGGAGCCCTGTACGTGA